In Vigna unguiculata cultivar IT97K-499-35 chromosome 3, ASM411807v1, whole genome shotgun sequence, a single genomic region encodes these proteins:
- the LOC114179746 gene encoding EPIDERMAL PATTERNING FACTOR-like protein 8 isoform X1 has protein sequence MDSPNVYLSGLKTFVTLILIISLTLFPSNSVGSGSTKDGKGLKQKKLVLGSRPPRCLNKCLSCKPCMAALVISPHHRVSHIHKATTAQRDEGYYLLSWKCKCGNKFFQP, from the exons ATGGATTCTCCAAACGTATATCTCAGTGGACTAAAAACTTTTGTGACTCTGATTCTCATAATTTCCCTCACCCTATTTCCTTCTAATTCAG TAGGGTCAGGTTCAACGAAAGATGGGAAGGGTCTGAAGCAAAAGAAGTTAGTGTTGGGGTCAAGGCCTCCAAGGTGTTTGAACAAGTGCTTGAGTTGCAAGCCTTGCATGGCTGCTCTTGTAATCTCCCCTCATCACAGGGTCAGTCACATTCACAAGGCAACAACAGCTCAAAGAGACGAGGGCTACTATCTTCTCTCTTGGAAATGCAAATGTGGTAACAAGTTCTTTCAGCCCTGA
- the LOC114179746 gene encoding EPIDERMAL PATTERNING FACTOR-like protein 8 isoform X2, translating into MDSPNVYLSGLKTFVTLILIISLTLFPSNSGSGSTKDGKGLKQKKLVLGSRPPRCLNKCLSCKPCMAALVISPHHRVSHIHKATTAQRDEGYYLLSWKCKCGNKFFQP; encoded by the exons ATGGATTCTCCAAACGTATATCTCAGTGGACTAAAAACTTTTGTGACTCTGATTCTCATAATTTCCCTCACCCTATTTCCTTCTAATTCAG GGTCAGGTTCAACGAAAGATGGGAAGGGTCTGAAGCAAAAGAAGTTAGTGTTGGGGTCAAGGCCTCCAAGGTGTTTGAACAAGTGCTTGAGTTGCAAGCCTTGCATGGCTGCTCTTGTAATCTCCCCTCATCACAGGGTCAGTCACATTCACAAGGCAACAACAGCTCAAAGAGACGAGGGCTACTATCTTCTCTCTTGGAAATGCAAATGTGGTAACAAGTTCTTTCAGCCCTGA